The following are from one region of the Cytophagales bacterium genome:
- a CDS encoding type II toxin-antitoxin system VapC family toxin: MNGDKLLFDSNIIIYLSKGLLDAKEFTNAEDVPHISVITYMEVMGYRFKRVKEKRFIEKFCADAYILSLDDEIVNKVIALRKEKNIKLPDAIITATALKNKMQLITRNTVDFKNIKGLNLFNPFDNNKE; the protein is encoded by the coding sequence ATGAATGGAGATAAACTTCTTTTTGATAGCAACATCATCATATATTTATCCAAAGGGCTTCTGGATGCAAAAGAATTTACAAATGCGGAAGATGTACCTCATATTTCAGTTATTACATATATGGAAGTAATGGGCTACCGTTTTAAACGGGTAAAGGAGAAGAGATTTATAGAAAAATTTTGTGCAGATGCTTACATCCTTTCATTGGATGATGAAATCGTTAACAAAGTTATTGCGTTACGAAAAGAAAAAAATATCAAACTTCCTGATGCAATCATCACAGCAACAGCTTTAAAAAATAAAATGCAATTAATAACACGCAACACAGTAGATTTCAAAAACATTAAAGGACTTAATCTTTTTAATCCATTTGATAATAATAAAGAATAA
- a CDS encoding T9SS type A sorting domain-containing protein, whose protein sequence is MKKLLVLLSSVLLLSNSFAQNYQWAKGIEGTGKSRAIAADGTGNVYIKGTFVGTCDFDPSPTTVNITAVTSADIYIAKYNSSGNYLWAISIGATIDDNTDNVGRHYIAVDDSGNVYITGHFRGTADFDPDTATANLTSVGFADIFFAKYDANGNYIWAKSIGSINPDNGLAIFVDDTGNVYIGGSFSGTADFDPGPDTANIIPVGNNPLFFAKYDANGNYLWAKQVGSQDNNSVMSLSVDPSGNIHITGFFTYTADFDPGPDTANLTAANMNVSVFVAKYDNNGNYLWANKIGGGAACQGQSIALDASGNIFVTGYFTFTDDYDPGPDTANLTPVGGNDIFFAKYDTSGNYIWAKSIGSINNDGSNDIVVDGTGSIYIEGNFMGTVDFDPDTGTANLTSASAGQWDFYFAKYDTNGNYIWAKSIGGISNDIVLNMALDIQANIYITGYFDTDTLDFDPGLGTANLFGVGGDNIFFAKYSQPCTPYIPTYTDTIALILHDGINCIDYPIVKIGSQWWMAENVNATLYADSTSLVDGTGAGDITGNYTTKYYFNYADNPVNGDIYGKLYTWQAAMNGAASSDSIPSGVQGVCPSGWHLPSDAEWCTMENTVEAGTDPGCSITGWRGTNTGGDLKETGTTHWLTPNTGATNASGFTALPGGQRSAGGSFFSDVSNDGLWLTATEISATTAWCRSLHYSFVQVERRSVTTKDFGISVRCVKDIDNLINLTISITDSTNVTCYALANGSATATATGGTTPYTYSWNTLPVQTDSVATGLAAGTYTVTVTDSSSNTATDSVTITEPSIIQSSASDTICQGDSVQLPNGAWATAAGTYYDTLSALNGCDSVIVTALTVNPKPVINTFTVTSIGCTPLNNTICGTATGATIYIWDYDDGGLPINGTSDSCLTYVYLNTIGTPVFYDPTLIVENSDGCSDTATATVTVLPSVAAAFTASPDTAGCHPFTVDFINSSTGASNGYLWDFGDGSPAVNDTNPTHIFTNTASLVDSIYTVRLIATGFPICKDTAVQQILVHPTPTASITGTDLSCTAANDGAADLTASGGAPLSYNWSNGDTTEDIMGLSVGTYTVIVTDTNGCTDTATAIVGSLPEMTLAITPTDATCGNPDGSASVTVTNGGTPPYSYSWSSGDTLPDADSLASGIYIVTVTDTNGCSSFALATISDANGPVINIITTTNITCNGGSDGVIGVNVTGGTTPYTLQWSNGSTSNIIFNLVAGPYELTVTDFAGCIANKSVTLIQPDALSLLITTTDANCSSNDGSATVNVSGGNGGYTYSWSNGGTASTDTGLAADVYTVTVTDVSGCKDSASAAVSNIGGPAITIDSIIDGGCGADLGSIYISVTGGSGDYTYLWSNSSAAQDLVGVSSGTYSVTVTDTTNSCIATVSAHIAGVPATDASICLVTVDSATGSNLVVWEKLQTQGVQSYNIYRESSQAGIYYLIGNVPVDSVSVFTDTLSNPLQQAYRYRISVVDSCGNESEKSLLHKTMHLTINEGLGGVINLIWDHYDGFGFLTYYIHRYTTSTGWVEIDSLASTLTSRTDFSPPPANLSYRIVVKRPAGCDPNLSKVLIYNSARSNVSNRLWPTGILPQVPAAGNLTGFNVYPNPYTGTTVITYTLNDETDISLEVLNVLGKKIQVLVNGEQDIGKYRYSFSAKDLGYSSGVYILKLIVGDGVYTKQLVEF, encoded by the coding sequence ATGAAAAAATTATTAGTTTTATTAAGCAGTGTTTTACTTTTAAGTAATTCATTTGCGCAAAATTACCAATGGGCGAAAGGAATCGAAGGTACAGGTAAAAGCAGAGCTATCGCAGCGGATGGCACAGGGAATGTATATATTAAAGGAACGTTCGTTGGCACCTGCGACTTTGACCCGAGCCCCACAACGGTCAATATTACAGCAGTTACAAGTGCTGACATTTACATTGCCAAATACAATTCATCTGGCAACTATTTATGGGCTATAAGCATTGGAGCTACTATCGATGATAATACTGATAATGTAGGCAGACACTATATCGCTGTGGATGACTCGGGAAATGTATACATCACCGGGCATTTCAGGGGCACTGCCGATTTTGACCCGGACACGGCAACGGCTAATCTCACATCAGTTGGTTTTGCTGACATTTTCTTTGCCAAATATGATGCGAATGGCAATTACATCTGGGCAAAAAGCATCGGCAGCATTAATCCAGACAATGGCCTTGCAATTTTTGTTGATGACACAGGAAATGTTTATATTGGAGGATCTTTTTCCGGTACAGCCGATTTTGACCCCGGTCCCGATACGGCTAATATAATTCCGGTAGGCAATAACCCCTTATTCTTTGCCAAATACGATGCAAACGGTAATTACCTTTGGGCTAAACAGGTGGGAAGCCAGGACAACAATTCGGTCATGAGCTTATCTGTTGACCCAAGCGGCAACATCCATATTACGGGGTTCTTTACTTACACAGCCGACTTTGACCCGGGTCCTGATACGGCTAATTTAACAGCTGCCAATATGAATGTGTCTGTTTTTGTTGCTAAATATGATAATAACGGGAATTACCTTTGGGCTAACAAAATCGGAGGCGGAGCTGCATGTCAGGGTCAAAGCATTGCGCTGGATGCATCGGGTAACATATTTGTAACCGGATATTTCACTTTTACAGATGACTATGATCCTGGACCTGATACCGCTAACCTCACACCTGTGGGTGGTAATGATATTTTCTTTGCCAAATACGATACGAGTGGTAATTATATTTGGGCAAAAAGTATCGGGAGTATTAATAATGACGGAAGTAATGATATTGTAGTGGATGGAACAGGAAGTATATATATCGAGGGGAATTTTATGGGAACAGTCGACTTCGACCCTGATACTGGAACAGCCAATTTAACTTCTGCTTCTGCCGGACAGTGGGACTTCTATTTTGCAAAATATGATACGAATGGCAATTACATCTGGGCTAAAAGCATCGGAGGCATAAGCAATGATATTGTCTTGAACATGGCGTTGGATATCCAGGCAAACATTTATATTACTGGGTACTTCGACACCGATACGCTTGATTTTGACCCGGGTCTCGGTACTGCCAATCTCTTCGGAGTAGGTGGTGATAACATCTTTTTTGCCAAATACAGCCAGCCCTGCACGCCTTATATCCCGACCTACACCGACACCATCGCCCTCATCCTCCACGATGGTATAAACTGCATTGACTACCCCATCGTAAAAATCGGCAGCCAATGGTGGATGGCAGAAAATGTGAACGCTACACTTTATGCAGATAGTACATCCTTAGTTGACGGCACCGGAGCAGGTGATATTACAGGCAACTATACTACCAAGTACTATTTTAATTATGCTGATAACCCAGTTAACGGTGATATTTATGGCAAACTCTACACCTGGCAAGCTGCTATGAACGGAGCCGCAAGCAGCGATTCCATTCCAAGCGGTGTGCAAGGCGTTTGCCCCTCCGGCTGGCATTTACCAAGTGATGCTGAATGGTGTACTATGGAAAACACAGTAGAAGCAGGCACTGACCCGGGCTGTAGTATAACAGGTTGGAGAGGAACCAATACAGGCGGTGACCTTAAAGAAACTGGCACAACTCATTGGTTAACTCCCAACACTGGTGCTACCAACGCCAGCGGTTTCACGGCCCTTCCGGGCGGTCAGCGCTCTGCAGGTGGTTCGTTCTTCTCCGATGTTAGCAATGACGGCCTCTGGTTGACAGCTACGGAAATTAGTGCTACCACTGCCTGGTGTCGCTCCCTGCACTATAGTTTTGTTCAGGTGGAACGCCGTAGCGTCACCACTAAGGACTTCGGCATTAGCGTACGTTGCGTAAAGGACATTGACAATTTGATTAATCTGACTATTTCAATTACTGATTCTACAAATGTCACTTGCTACGCGCTTGCCAATGGCTCTGCAACGGCTACTGCCACAGGTGGAACAACGCCCTACACCTATTCGTGGAACACTCTGCCCGTACAAACTGATTCCGTTGCGACCGGGCTTGCCGCGGGAACTTATACGGTTACAGTAACAGATTCAAGTAGCAATACCGCAACCGATTCCGTTACTATCACCGAACCATCCATAATTCAATCTTCAGCATCGGATACCATCTGCCAGGGCGACAGCGTACAGTTACCGAACGGGGCGTGGGCAACAGCAGCAGGCACATATTACGATACCCTGTCGGCTTTGAACGGCTGCGACAGTGTAATTGTTACTGCTTTAACAGTCAATCCAAAGCCTGTGATCAATACATTTACCGTAACCTCAATAGGCTGCACTCCGCTTAATAATACTATTTGTGGTACAGCAACTGGTGCAACTATTTACATCTGGGATTATGATGATGGGGGTTTACCAATTAATGGAACAAGCGATTCTTGTTTAACCTATGTCTATCTTAACACGATAGGCACCCCGGTTTTTTATGATCCAACACTAATTGTTGAAAACAGTGATGGATGCAGCGATACAGCTACAGCAACAGTTACGGTTTTACCATCGGTCGCTGCTGCATTTACTGCTTCGCCAGATACGGCCGGCTGTCATCCCTTTACGGTTGATTTTATAAATTCCTCAACAGGTGCGAGTAATGGTTACCTGTGGGATTTTGGAGATGGAAGCCCGGCAGTTAATGATACAAATCCTACCCATATATTTACCAATACAGCAAGCTTGGTTGATAGTATTTATACCGTTAGATTGATCGCTACCGGTTTTCCGATCTGTAAAGATACTGCTGTACAACAAATATTAGTACATCCAACACCAACAGCAAGTATTACAGGCACAGATCTAAGCTGTACCGCAGCTAATGATGGGGCTGCTGACCTGACAGCTTCCGGTGGCGCTCCGCTTTCATACAACTGGTCTAACGGAGATACTACTGAGGATATCATGGGCTTGTCTGTTGGTACCTACACGGTGATCGTTACCGATACGAATGGCTGTACTGATACAGCCACTGCAATAGTTGGGTCACTCCCTGAAATGACCCTGGCCATCACCCCAACAGATGCCACTTGCGGCAATCCGGATGGCAGCGCATCGGTTACTGTTACCAATGGCGGCACCCCTCCTTATTCTTATTCCTGGTCAAGCGGTGATACACTGCCCGATGCAGACAGCCTGGCCTCAGGTATTTATATTGTAACAGTTACAGATACCAATGGATGCTCCAGCTTTGCCCTTGCTACGATCAGTGATGCAAACGGGCCTGTGATCAATATCATTACAACTACAAATATAACCTGTAATGGCGGTTCAGATGGCGTAATAGGCGTGAATGTAACCGGGGGTACAACACCTTATACTTTACAATGGTCAAATGGCAGCACATCAAATATTATTTTCAACCTGGTTGCCGGGCCCTATGAACTGACGGTTACAGATTTTGCCGGTTGCATTGCCAATAAAAGCGTTACGCTTATCCAACCTGACGCACTGAGCTTATTAATAACCACTACCGATGCCAATTGCAGCAGCAACGATGGAAGCGCAACGGTGAATGTAAGTGGTGGAAACGGTGGCTATACTTACTCATGGTCTAATGGCGGCACAGCTTCAACTGATACCGGGCTGGCAGCAGATGTTTATACTGTAACCGTTACAGATGTTAGTGGCTGTAAAGATTCAGCCAGCGCTGCTGTAAGCAATATTGGCGGGCCTGCTATCACCATAGATTCTATCATAGACGGGGGCTGCGGAGCTGATCTGGGTTCAATATACATCAGCGTAACAGGCGGTTCGGGAGACTATACTTACCTGTGGTCAAACAGCTCTGCTGCACAGGACCTTGTTGGCGTATCGTCAGGAACTTATAGTGTGACAGTAACCGATACTACGAACAGTTGTATCGCAACTGTAAGCGCTCATATAGCCGGTGTGCCTGCAACAGATGCTTCAATATGCCTTGTTACGGTTGATAGCGCAACGGGCAGCAACCTTGTAGTATGGGAGAAGCTGCAGACACAGGGCGTTCAATCCTACAATATTTACAGGGAGAGTTCACAAGCCGGCATCTATTATTTGATAGGAAACGTTCCTGTTGACAGTGTAAGCGTATTTACAGACACATTATCAAACCCGCTTCAGCAGGCGTACAGGTATAGGATATCAGTAGTAGATTCCTGTGGTAATGAGTCAGAAAAAAGTCTGTTACACAAAACCATGCACCTCACCATCAATGAAGGATTAGGCGGGGTTATTAATTTGATATGGGATCATTATGATGGTTTTGGGTTTCTCACCTATTATATTCACAGGTATACAACGTCAACCGGCTGGGTGGAGATAGATTCGCTTGCAAGTACGCTGACCTCACGTACAGACTTTTCACCACCCCCTGCAAACCTCTCTTACCGTATTGTGGTAAAGCGTCCTGCGGGCTGTGATCCAAATCTGAGTAAGGTACTAATCTACAATTCTGCCAGGTCAAATGTATCAAACCGGCTTTGGCCAACCGGCATTCTACCCCAAGTACCCGCGGCTGGAAACCTCACAGGTTTCAACGTATACCCTAATCCATATACAGGTACAACTGTAATTACTTATACATTAAATGATGAAACCGATATATCATTAGAGGTACTTAATGTATTGGGCAAAAAGATACAGGTATTGGTTAACGGGGAACAAGACATCGGGAAATACCGGTATAGCTTCAGTGCAAAAGATCTGGGTTATTCTTCGGGGGTTTATATTTTGAAGTTGATTGTGGGCGATGGAGTGTACACTAAGCAGTTGGTAGAGTTTTAA
- a CDS encoding nucleotidyltransferase domain-containing protein: MKADKKILEKVKNRLVKAYNPLAIYLFGSHAWGEPDKDSDLDLLVVVANETELESPKGLKGQYALADLGIAKDLIITKLDRFNQQANHPATLYFKIKNEGIKIY, translated from the coding sequence ATGAAAGCCGACAAAAAGATATTAGAAAAGGTAAAAAACAGGTTGGTTAAAGCCTATAATCCATTGGCCATTTATCTGTTTGGCTCTCATGCATGGGGAGAGCCAGATAAAGACAGTGATCTGGATTTATTGGTCGTAGTAGCTAATGAAACCGAATTAGAAAGCCCAAAAGGGCTTAAAGGTCAATATGCCTTAGCAGATCTCGGAATTGCAAAAGACTTAATCATTACAAAATTAGACAGGTTTAATCAACAGGCAAATCATCCTGCTACACTGTATTTTAAAATCAAAAATGAAGGGATCAAAATATACTGA
- the mnmG gene encoding tRNA uridine-5-carboxymethylaminomethyl(34) synthesis enzyme MnmG, producing the protein MFPKYDIIIVGAGHAGCEAAHAAATMGSKVLLVTMDMTRIAQMSCNPAMGGVAKGQIVREIDALGGMSGIVSDCTMIQFRMLNKSKGAAMWSPRSQNDRMRFSEEWRLILEKNKNIDFWQEMVREIIVHKSMSGGNTRQHVAGVKTGMGINIYSKAVILTNGTFLNGIIHIGEKKFGGGRIGEKTATGITEQLVSLGFESGRMKTGTPPRVDGRSLDFSKMEEQKGDANPGKFSFTQKPELTEQKSCFITYTSPEVHDILKTGFKRSPMFTGRIKGIGPRYCPSIEDKIDRFADRERHQLFVEPEGWDTIEIYVNGFSTSLPEDVQYKALTRIPGFENVKMFRPGYAIEYDYFPPTQLNLTLETKPVENLYFAGQINGTTGYEEAACQGLMAGINAHTKIKNKENFTLKRSEAYMGVLIDDLINKGTDEPYRMFTSRAEHRILLRQDNADIRLTKKGYGLGLIKEERMTGLKNKIDQISSLTKELKKKKYTPEEINPTLIKLNSAPVKEKTNVYSLLKRPNIDLETLCNNHKKFKSFIDQILPSLLEEEEIREIKGIGEVGSLQSAVSKMTNDAGGSSPFRGLGGSEEIVRTNNAMRSEVLEQVSILIKYEDYINKEHQLVEKMSRLDDLKIQYLNYDKIAALSNEAREKLSKIKPQTIGQASRISGVSPADVSVLMVYMGR; encoded by the coding sequence GTGTTCCCCAAATACGACATCATAATAGTAGGTGCCGGCCATGCCGGCTGCGAAGCTGCTCATGCCGCTGCAACAATGGGCTCCAAAGTCCTCTTGGTGACGATGGACATGACCCGTATTGCGCAGATGTCGTGCAATCCTGCAATGGGTGGTGTGGCAAAAGGTCAGATCGTCAGGGAAATAGACGCCCTGGGCGGCATGTCAGGAATTGTATCAGACTGCACGATGATACAATTCCGTATGCTGAACAAGTCAAAAGGGGCTGCCATGTGGAGCCCGAGATCGCAAAACGACCGGATGAGGTTTTCTGAAGAATGGCGGTTGATTCTGGAAAAGAATAAAAACATAGACTTCTGGCAGGAAATGGTGCGGGAGATAATAGTACACAAAAGTATGTCGGGTGGAAACACCCGACAACACGTGGCTGGCGTGAAAACCGGCATGGGGATCAATATCTATTCAAAAGCGGTAATACTCACTAACGGTACATTCTTAAACGGCATCATCCATATCGGTGAAAAAAAGTTTGGCGGGGGCAGGATCGGGGAAAAGACAGCCACAGGAATTACCGAACAATTAGTTTCCCTCGGCTTTGAATCAGGCAGGATGAAAACCGGCACCCCCCCAAGAGTGGACGGCAGGTCGCTGGACTTTTCAAAGATGGAAGAACAAAAAGGGGATGCAAATCCTGGTAAATTCTCTTTTACGCAAAAACCTGAATTGACTGAACAAAAAAGCTGCTTTATCACCTATACAAGCCCCGAAGTACACGATATTCTTAAAACCGGCTTTAAAAGATCACCTATGTTCACCGGGCGTATCAAAGGCATCGGCCCGCGTTACTGTCCCTCCATAGAAGACAAAATAGACAGGTTCGCTGATAGAGAACGGCACCAGTTGTTCGTGGAACCGGAAGGATGGGATACCATTGAGATCTATGTAAACGGCTTTTCTACCTCTCTTCCTGAAGATGTGCAATATAAAGCGCTTACCAGGATACCCGGTTTTGAAAATGTAAAAATGTTTCGTCCCGGCTATGCCATCGAATACGATTATTTTCCTCCTACTCAATTAAACTTAACCCTGGAAACAAAGCCGGTCGAAAACCTCTATTTTGCAGGACAGATCAATGGCACTACCGGCTACGAAGAAGCTGCATGCCAGGGCCTGATGGCTGGAATTAACGCCCACACCAAAATAAAGAATAAAGAAAATTTTACCCTCAAAAGGTCAGAAGCCTACATGGGTGTGCTGATAGATGACCTGATCAACAAAGGGACAGATGAACCTTACAGGATGTTCACATCAAGAGCAGAACACCGGATCCTGTTAAGACAGGATAATGCGGATATCAGGCTGACAAAAAAAGGCTATGGCCTGGGATTGATAAAAGAAGAAAGAATGACCGGATTAAAAAACAAGATCGATCAAATTTCAAGCTTGACGAAGGAATTAAAGAAAAAAAAATATACCCCGGAAGAAATAAATCCAACATTGATCAAATTAAACTCCGCCCCGGTCAAAGAAAAAACCAATGTCTATTCCCTGTTAAAAAGACCCAATATTGATCTTGAAACATTATGTAATAATCATAAGAAATTTAAAAGTTTTATTGATCAAATTTTACCCTCATTGTTAGAAGAAGAGGAAATAAGGGAAATAAAGGGAATAGGGGAAGTCGGCAGTCTTCAGTCGGCAGTCAGCAAAATGACCAATGACGCGGGAGGGAGTTCCCCCTTCAGGGGGTTAGGGGGTAGCGAGGAAATAGTCAGAACAAATAACGCTATGCGCTCAGAAGTGCTGGAACAGGTTTCAATCTTGATCAAATATGAAGATTATATCAATAAAGAACACCAATTGGTAGAAAAAATGAGCCGGTTGGATGATCTTAAAATTCAGTATTTGAATTATGATAAAATAGCTGCACTTTCCAATGAAGCAAGAGAAAAATTAAGCAAGATCAAACCCCAAACTATCGGCCAGGCATCAAGGATCAGCGGGGTGTCTCCGGCTGATGTTTCGGTGTTGATGGTTTATATGGGGAGGTAA
- a CDS encoding T9SS type A sorting domain-containing protein: MNGCDSVHSTVLSVNPIPTQPTITQSGNTLICLPAAAGYQWYLDSIFLIIGATNQTYIITQSGNYTVAVTDSNGCKATSNAFNAIFTGISDQSGNSISISIYPNPTSNEFTIDIGLSKTESVQLKVTDILGRLVTHTDFGRTSGNISKQIDLSGNKGGVYYIQVITGGGTSVQKVVVE, from the coding sequence ATTAATGGTTGCGATAGCGTTCATTCAACAGTTCTTTCAGTCAATCCAATACCCACTCAACCAACTATCACGCAAAGTGGCAACACGCTCATATGCTTACCTGCCGCAGCCGGTTATCAGTGGTACCTGGATAGTATTTTTTTAATCATTGGCGCCACGAATCAAACATACATCATCACCCAAAGTGGAAATTACACAGTAGCAGTCACAGACAGCAACGGATGCAAAGCAACATCAAATGCTTTCAATGCAATTTTTACAGGAATTTCAGACCAATCTGGCAATTCAATAAGCATCAGTATTTATCCTAACCCCACTTCTAATGAGTTCACCATAGATATCGGCTTGTCAAAAACAGAGAGCGTGCAATTAAAGGTAACTGACATATTGGGGCGGCTTGTTACACATACTGACTTCGGCAGAACCTCCGGCAACATCAGCAAACAAATTGATTTGTCGGGGAACAAGGGAGGCGTGTATTACATACAGGTTATCACCGGTGGTGGAACTTCTGTGCAAAAGGTGGTGGTGGAGTAA
- a CDS encoding putative toxin-antitoxin system toxin component, PIN family, whose amino-acid sequence MKITLSRDPDDNKFLSLAKSAKAACIVTGDNDLLVLHSFGSIAILKPSEFLKKY is encoded by the coding sequence ATGAAAATAACTTTATCAAGGGATCCTGATGACAATAAATTTCTCTCATTAGCAAAATCCGCTAAAGCCGCTTGTATCGTTACAGGTGATAATGACCTCCTTGTTTTACATTCTTTTGGTTCCATTGCTATTCTCAAGCCATCAGAGTTTTTGAAAAAATATTGA
- a CDS encoding nucleotidyl transferase AbiEii/AbiGii toxin family protein: protein MFFSARQNALHKAQLYRLLTTIIDEPGIALNVYFKGGTCAAMLGYLNRFSVDLDFDLKKDANKNELRKKLLPIFKILDLKVKDQSKEALQFFLKYEALPGQRNTIKLELLDKYIEPNQYKPQYLKDIDRTMICQTIETMFANKLVAIIDRYEQNGTITGRDIYDTHYFFNKGYAFNHEIIEYRRKTDTLSYLRELRSFIDDKINQTVIDQGLNPLLDYKRLTQIRKTLKNEVLMFIQDVIENIVSQID, encoded by the coding sequence ATGTTTTTCTCAGCCAGACAAAATGCTCTGCATAAAGCTCAGTTATACAGGCTATTAACAACAATTATTGATGAGCCCGGTATAGCGCTGAATGTTTATTTTAAAGGGGGTACCTGCGCTGCAATGTTAGGCTATCTGAACAGATTTTCTGTTGACCTTGACTTTGACCTGAAAAAAGACGCAAATAAAAATGAATTAAGAAAAAAATTACTTCCTATATTTAAAATATTAGACTTAAAGGTAAAAGATCAAAGCAAAGAAGCGCTCCAATTTTTCCTGAAATATGAAGCGCTCCCAGGGCAAAGAAATACCATTAAACTTGAATTACTTGATAAATATATTGAGCCCAATCAATACAAACCACAATACTTAAAAGACATTGACAGAACTATGATTTGCCAGACTATTGAAACAATGTTTGCAAATAAATTGGTTGCAATCATTGACAGATATGAACAAAATGGCACTATTACAGGACGGGATATTTATGATACACATTATTTCTTTAACAAAGGATATGCCTTCAATCATGAAATAATTGAATACAGAAGAAAAACCGATACGCTATCTTATTTGAGAGAACTGAGGAGCTTTATTGATGACAAAATCAACCAAACGGTTATTGATCAGGGACTTAATCCTCTACTGGATTATAAAAGATTAACTCAAATAAGGAAAACCTTAAAAAATGAAGTATTAATGTTTATTCAGGATGTAATAGAGAACATAGTTTCACAAATTGATTAA
- a CDS encoding aminotransferase class I/II-fold pyridoxal phosphate-dependent enzyme: MKTIYSKLPHVGTTIFAIMSKLANDHKAINLSQGFPDFNCPDKLIGLVNHYMKKGYNQYAPMQGVIALRERISEKIEQLYGVSYHPETEITITSGATEAIYDVITAVVKQNDEVIIFEPAYDCYVPSIELNGGKPVFVQLHAPDYHIEWDEVEKAISDKTVLMVINTPQNPTGAVLSDEDINRLSAIVAGTNILILSDEVYEHIIFDQLKHQSMMINPILKERSFVVFSFGKTYHSTGWKMGYCVAPEYLTKEFRKIHQFVTFTSNTPVQYALADFMEDTDHYFALPDFYQQKRDKFCNLLAGSGFELLPCKGTYFQLASYKNINDEQDTVFAETLTKQIGVASIPISVFYNDKTDNQVLRFCFAKEEETLKRAAEKLCNI, from the coding sequence ATGAAGACAATATATAGCAAACTCCCCCATGTAGGCACTACCATTTTTGCCATCATGTCAAAACTTGCAAATGATCATAAGGCAATCAATCTTTCACAGGGGTTTCCTGACTTTAACTGTCCGGATAAACTTATCGGGCTTGTAAATCATTATATGAAAAAGGGGTATAACCAATATGCTCCCATGCAAGGGGTGATTGCATTAAGAGAGCGGATAAGTGAAAAAATAGAACAGCTTTACGGTGTAAGCTATCATCCTGAAACAGAAATTACAATTACATCAGGTGCTACCGAAGCAATTTACGATGTGATCACTGCTGTAGTGAAACAAAATGATGAAGTGATCATTTTTGAGCCGGCTTACGATTGCTATGTGCCTTCTATTGAACTTAATGGCGGCAAACCTGTTTTTGTCCAATTACATGCTCCTGACTATCATATTGAATGGGATGAGGTTGAAAAAGCCATCAGTGACAAGACGGTCTTAATGGTCATCAATACACCACAGAATCCTACAGGGGCTGTGTTATCGGATGAAGATATTAACAGGCTCAGCGCTATTGTTGCCGGCACCAATATATTGATCTTGAGCGATGAGGTGTATGAGCATATCATATTTGACCAGCTTAAACACCAGAGTATGATGATCAACCCTATCCTGAAAGAAAGAAGCTTCGTTGTTTTTTCATTTGGCAAAACATACCATAGTACAGGCTGGAAAATGGGTTATTGCGTAGCGCCTGAATATTTGACCAAAGAATTCAGAAAAATACACCAGTTTGTAACGTTTACTTCAAACACGCCTGTTCAATATGCATTGGCAGATTTTATGGAAGACACAGATCATTATTTTGCCCTTCCGGATTTTTATCAACAGAAAAGAGACAAGTTTTGTAATTTATTAGCCGGTTCTGGATTTGAGCTTTTACCATGCAAGGGCACCTATTTTCAATTGGCCTCCTATAAAAATATAAACGATGAACAAGATACTGTTTTTGCAGAAACTTTGACAAAGCAAATTGGCGTTGCTTCCATTCCCATATCTGTTTTTTATAATGACAAAACAGACAATCAGGTTTTGAGATTTTGTTTTGCTAAAGAAGAAGAAACGCTTAAAAGAGCGGCAGAGAAATTGTGTAATATCTAA